Proteins encoded by one window of Sphingosinicella sp. BN140058:
- a CDS encoding PilZ domain-containing protein translates to MKLPFANRFGRGAKRVNRSFVRFRCEVDTELMLLDRVMSYEGRIIDISRGGALFRPKLAYIMRRANVPVCIQWGSEELFGQIVGTSPAGFSIRFEQPIDEELFDELTAPLRVTPKAAA, encoded by the coding sequence ATGAAGCTTCCGTTCGCAAACCGCTTCGGCCGCGGCGCCAAGCGCGTCAATCGCTCGTTCGTGCGCTTCCGCTGCGAAGTCGATACCGAGCTGATGCTGCTCGATCGCGTGATGAGCTACGAAGGCCGCATCATCGACATCTCCCGTGGCGGCGCCTTGTTCCGACCGAAGCTCGCATACATCATGCGTCGCGCCAACGTGCCGGTCTGCATTCAGTGGGGCAGCGAGGAATTGTTCGGTCAGATCGTCGGAACCTCGCCGGCCGGATTCAGCATCCGCTTCGAGCAGCCGATCGATGAAGAGCTGTTCGACGAACTTACCGCCCCGCTCCGCGTGACTCCGAAGGCGGCCGCCTGA
- a CDS encoding pyrroline-5-carboxylate reductase: MTLFEGPIWLIGCGNMAGAMLQGWLRAGADPRSFTVIRPSGTPVAEGVRVLTALPEDEVPALVLLGVKPQKLDEVAPSLAPALAAETILLSILAGVELGALRARFAAPATIVKAMPNLPVALGKGVTELISDSEDADARARVDRLIGALGHVEWFEDEAGFNIASGLTGAAPAFLFRFLDALAGAATELGLAPDQAARLAARMAEGAAALAAGSDATPTELARRVASPGGTTEAGLKVLDSEEGLKPLMLRTLDASRRREAELAAAARRG, translated from the coding sequence ATGACCCTGTTCGAAGGACCCATCTGGCTGATCGGCTGCGGCAACATGGCCGGAGCGATGCTGCAGGGCTGGCTGCGCGCCGGCGCCGATCCGCGATCCTTCACCGTGATCCGTCCGAGCGGCACGCCGGTCGCCGAGGGTGTTCGCGTGCTCACCGCATTGCCGGAGGACGAAGTGCCCGCGCTCGTCCTGCTTGGGGTCAAGCCGCAGAAGCTCGACGAGGTTGCGCCGTCGCTGGCGCCGGCGCTCGCGGCCGAGACCATCCTGCTCTCGATCCTCGCTGGGGTCGAGCTCGGCGCCTTGCGGGCGCGGTTCGCAGCGCCGGCGACGATCGTCAAGGCGATGCCGAACCTGCCGGTCGCGCTCGGCAAGGGCGTCACCGAATTGATCAGCGACAGCGAGGATGCCGACGCTCGCGCCCGCGTCGACCGGCTGATCGGCGCGCTCGGCCATGTCGAATGGTTCGAGGACGAAGCGGGCTTCAACATCGCCAGCGGGCTCACCGGTGCCGCGCCGGCCTTCCTGTTCCGCTTCCTCGACGCGCTCGCCGGCGCCGCCACCGAGCTCGGCCTCGCGCCCGATCAGGCCGCCCGGCTCGCCGCCCGCATGGCCGAAGGCGCCGCCGCGCTCGCCGCCGGATCGGACGCCACCCCGACCGAACTCGCCCGCCGAGTCGCCAGCCCCGGCGGCACCACCGAGGCGGGGCTCAAGGTGCTCGACTCCGAGGAGGGCCTGAAGCCGCTGATGTTGCGCACCCTCGACGCCTCCCGCCGCCGCGAGGCGGAACTGGCCGCCGCCGCCCGGCGCGGCTGA
- a CDS encoding TolC family protein → MRGQFAATLFARVAVLALVAIPAGGVAAAQGPQGSPDDANLAQAAEPLPPADQNAGDGPALPADAESLRDAIVASLKSNPDIQIALAKQDDAKFGVSQSRAGNLPHVDMQIGYGPEIVRQNGTTGDLNKRFEGTVTVNQNVWDFGTTSNDIKRSKASYRAMQWATREQIEAITFDITNAYLGILQQQKLIELGNEEMAATKKILRMITVQKELGLTTQADVDRAKARVENLQSSLLDRQSLLQQARDSYTRLTDRSPGRAVDLPPSGGALPATVDAAVEMISQHSPRMAQAVEDRRSLERQYASQKGTFFPRVGVQLQGNHRYDVLGRTGLVQDARGMVTLSYSFLNGGADVALRNRIGARLRQADYELERRRREVEQDLRADFQSLGAARQKMATISAEIESAERVADLYKQQFKESKRSVFDLLDSQQGLFNARGSYVANDIAMKLAEYRVLQKLGGLFTLVSDGEPLPRLTMPAPVVAGSGY, encoded by the coding sequence ATGCGTGGGCAGTTTGCGGCGACGCTGTTTGCCAGAGTTGCCGTATTGGCTTTGGTTGCCATTCCGGCGGGGGGTGTTGCGGCGGCGCAGGGTCCGCAGGGTTCGCCGGACGATGCGAACCTTGCTCAGGCCGCCGAACCGCTTCCACCCGCCGACCAGAATGCGGGCGACGGTCCGGCCTTGCCCGCAGACGCAGAGTCGCTGCGCGATGCGATCGTGGCGTCGTTGAAGAGCAATCCGGACATTCAAATCGCTCTCGCCAAGCAGGATGACGCCAAGTTCGGCGTGAGTCAGTCCCGCGCCGGCAATCTCCCGCATGTCGACATGCAGATCGGCTACGGGCCCGAGATCGTGCGGCAGAACGGAACCACCGGCGATCTCAACAAGCGCTTCGAAGGCACCGTCACGGTCAATCAGAACGTCTGGGATTTCGGGACGACGAGCAACGACATCAAGCGCTCCAAGGCAAGCTACCGGGCAATGCAGTGGGCGACGCGCGAGCAGATCGAAGCGATCACCTTCGACATCACCAATGCCTATCTCGGGATCCTCCAGCAGCAGAAGCTGATCGAGCTCGGCAACGAGGAGATGGCCGCCACAAAGAAGATCCTGCGGATGATCACCGTCCAGAAGGAACTCGGCCTCACCACCCAGGCAGATGTCGATCGCGCCAAGGCGCGTGTCGAGAATCTGCAATCGAGCCTGCTCGATCGCCAGAGCCTGTTGCAGCAGGCGCGCGACAGCTACACGCGTCTTACGGACCGCAGCCCCGGCCGCGCGGTCGACCTGCCGCCGAGTGGCGGCGCGCTCCCCGCCACCGTCGATGCCGCCGTCGAGATGATCAGCCAGCACAGCCCGCGCATGGCGCAGGCGGTGGAGGATCGTCGCTCGCTCGAGCGGCAATATGCAAGTCAAAAGGGAACCTTCTTCCCGCGCGTGGGCGTCCAGCTGCAGGGCAACCACCGTTATGACGTGCTCGGGCGAACCGGCCTCGTCCAGGACGCGCGCGGCATGGTCACTTTGTCGTACAGCTTCTTGAACGGCGGTGCGGACGTCGCGCTGCGCAATCGTATCGGGGCGCGGCTTCGGCAGGCGGATTACGAGCTCGAGCGCCGCCGCCGCGAAGTCGAGCAGGATCTGCGCGCCGACTTTCAGTCGCTGGGCGCAGCGCGGCAGAAGATGGCAACCATCTCCGCCGAGATCGAGTCGGCCGAACGCGTCGCCGATCTCTACAAGCAGCAGTTCAAGGAAAGCAAAAGGTCGGTGTTCGACCTGCTCGACAGCCAGCAAGGACTGTTCAATGCCCGCGGCAGCTACGTTGCCAACGACATTGCGATGAAGCTGGCCGAGTACCGCGTCCTCCAGAAGCTCGGCGGACTGTTCACACTGGTCAGCGACGGCGAGCCGCTGCCGCGCCTGACGATGCCCGCGCCGGTGGTTGCGGGGTCCGGTTACTGA
- a CDS encoding YbjN domain-containing protein translates to MMNVDEFELERETSAPIDMLEHYFSAHGWSCERGEDEIVANFQGSWAQYELRAIWREEDNVLQFLALPDIRVATDKRLTIYETIGLINEQLWLGHFELWASSGLVLFRHAALLEGEEGAVLTLQQAETLVEAAIEECERFYPVFQFVLWAGKTPQEAIAAALIETQGEA, encoded by the coding sequence ATGATGAACGTGGACGAGTTTGAGCTGGAGCGCGAGACCAGCGCACCCATCGACATGCTCGAACATTATTTCTCCGCGCACGGCTGGAGCTGCGAGCGGGGCGAGGACGAGATCGTCGCCAATTTCCAGGGCAGCTGGGCGCAATATGAATTGCGCGCGATCTGGCGCGAGGAAGACAATGTCCTGCAATTCCTCGCGCTGCCCGACATTCGCGTTGCCACCGACAAGCGTCTGACCATCTACGAGACGATCGGCCTCATCAACGAGCAATTGTGGCTCGGGCATTTCGAATTGTGGGCAAGCTCCGGCCTGGTCCTGTTCCGCCATGCCGCTCTGCTCGAAGGCGAGGAAGGCGCGGTGCTGACCCTGCAGCAGGCCGAAACCCTGGTCGAAGCCGCGATCGAGGAATGCGAGCGTTTCTACCCGGTGTTCCAGTTCGTCCTGTGGGCCGGCAAGACCCCGCAGGAAGCGATCGCCGCCGCCCTCATCGAGACCCAGGGCGAGGCATAA
- a CDS encoding dual specificity protein phosphatase family protein → MRSEIYWIDTKSGPKLAIMARPRAGDWLEDEIAHWKDAGVERVVSLLEQNEIEELELGAEARLCARSGIDFVSFPIADRHVPDDMPEALALAWRLAVSGKRIAIHCRAGIGRSSVMAAAVLVAAGITPEAALAAITAARGVEVPDTEAQRQWVLRLGGATFLKLRRCPGDRLTHLVRSASFSSGPKYYFGTSPYASPWVSMRAAAIASCGVLPAHRTNWNTG, encoded by the coding sequence ATGCGATCTGAGATTTACTGGATCGACACCAAGAGCGGACCGAAGCTCGCGATCATGGCGCGGCCGCGTGCGGGCGACTGGCTGGAAGACGAAATCGCTCACTGGAAGGATGCGGGCGTGGAACGCGTCGTCAGCCTGCTGGAGCAGAACGAAATCGAGGAGCTGGAGCTCGGCGCCGAGGCGCGGCTGTGCGCGCGGAGCGGGATCGACTTCGTCTCCTTTCCCATTGCGGACCGACATGTGCCCGATGACATGCCGGAGGCATTGGCCCTGGCATGGCGGCTGGCGGTCAGCGGCAAGCGCATCGCCATCCACTGCCGCGCGGGCATCGGGCGATCGTCCGTGATGGCTGCGGCAGTGCTGGTCGCCGCCGGCATCACGCCCGAAGCGGCCCTCGCCGCAATCACGGCCGCCCGGGGCGTGGAGGTGCCTGACACGGAGGCCCAGCGGCAATGGGTGCTGCGATTGGGTGGAGCAACATTCTTGAAACTGCGCCGCTGCCCTGGCGACCGATTGACGCACCTGGTGCGGAGCGCATCCTTTAGTTCCGGCCCGAAGTACTACTTCGGGACGTCCCCTTATGCCTCGCCCTGGGTCTCGATGAGGGCGGCGGCGATCGCTTCCTGCGGGGTCTTGCCGGCCCACAGGACGAACTGGAACACCGGGTAG
- a CDS encoding ATP-binding cassette domain-containing protein, protein MSQTAEYEEARRDSLVGLLWKRVRRRSPKAAARATARIADGDASLSPFPFAKALEHLSALCGSPTTTGQLTAGLPFHDGDLDCRFAAFAMARAGLDARWQSLSLSSVATHDLPAIVPLYGGGVVILLGVQVSAGRATILDGAGEHDISLSDFDDLIRGEMLVCGHLDPENGLDEDAERSLLQRNPRLWLLGAFLSEKKRLGQLLVAALFLNLCALGIPLYMRAIYDRVLPNLAIESLWALSAGMVLVLLFEYVFRGIRGAFVDTVGLRVGQVVQHRAMHAILHGRIPNGGKSAGAFMAGLRDVEQLAALAPQAAVTFFVDIPSFFGFLALIVMIGGSTIAGPVVGAACLLVVGVVANYALKLASGRTSKLMQARNNLVVEVADGWSTIKSNQAEGLFLRQWDIVADHIGIGSKGVRHWGEVLAGMSALIVQIVTVLVVVIGVFRIQDGAMTTGALVAVTMLTGRAMVPISSAVAMVGKLYQALAQFQGLAQILSTPPERSQSDPSIRAHRVRGDIRVRNLSYRFDGAADDSLREVSFMIRPGEKIALIGKSGSGKSTLLQLVGGLLEPPAGAMTIDGHAAGQYAPSFLRQHIVYAAQDAALFDRSIWENILLGMPEPEEKVVEQAIRTSGLDAFVSRTVEGYGRNIGPRGQRLSGGQRQCLLLARALVRNPSVLLLDEPTAAMDIHCESMVIDGLREATRDKTLIVATHRMALLELVDRVIWLEDGRVQADKPRLEVMAMMRNLQAAQTAKAV, encoded by the coding sequence GTGTCGCAAACTGCTGAGTATGAAGAGGCGCGCAGGGACAGCCTCGTCGGGCTGCTCTGGAAGCGGGTGCGACGCCGGAGTCCGAAAGCAGCCGCCCGGGCGACTGCGCGAATCGCGGACGGCGACGCTTCTCTGTCTCCCTTTCCCTTCGCCAAGGCGCTGGAGCATCTCAGCGCGCTTTGCGGCAGCCCGACGACAACGGGGCAATTGACCGCCGGGCTTCCGTTTCACGATGGCGACCTCGATTGCCGCTTCGCAGCCTTTGCGATGGCACGCGCCGGATTGGACGCCCGCTGGCAATCGCTATCGCTGTCGTCGGTCGCGACCCACGACCTTCCGGCGATCGTTCCGCTTTACGGCGGCGGAGTCGTCATCCTGCTCGGGGTGCAGGTCAGCGCCGGTCGCGCGACCATTCTGGATGGCGCCGGCGAGCATGACATATCGCTCTCGGACTTCGACGATCTGATCCGCGGCGAGATGCTCGTGTGCGGCCACCTCGATCCGGAGAATGGCCTCGACGAAGACGCGGAGCGCTCGCTGTTGCAGCGCAACCCGAGGCTGTGGCTGCTGGGCGCCTTCCTTTCGGAAAAGAAGCGGCTGGGCCAGTTGCTCGTTGCGGCCTTGTTCCTCAACCTGTGTGCGCTCGGCATCCCGCTCTACATGCGTGCGATCTACGACCGCGTGCTGCCGAACCTGGCCATAGAGTCGCTCTGGGCACTCTCGGCGGGAATGGTTCTGGTGCTGCTGTTCGAATATGTCTTCCGAGGCATCAGGGGTGCGTTCGTCGACACGGTCGGACTTCGAGTCGGCCAGGTGGTGCAGCATCGTGCCATGCACGCGATCCTGCATGGGCGCATACCCAACGGCGGGAAGAGCGCCGGCGCGTTCATGGCGGGGCTGCGCGACGTCGAGCAGCTTGCGGCACTCGCCCCGCAGGCCGCGGTCACCTTCTTCGTCGACATTCCGAGCTTCTTCGGCTTCCTCGCGTTGATCGTCATGATCGGCGGCAGCACCATTGCCGGACCGGTCGTCGGCGCCGCTTGCCTGCTGGTGGTCGGAGTCGTCGCCAATTACGCCCTCAAGCTTGCCAGCGGCCGCACGTCCAAGCTGATGCAGGCGCGCAACAATCTGGTCGTCGAGGTCGCCGACGGCTGGTCCACGATCAAGTCCAACCAGGCCGAAGGGCTGTTCCTTCGCCAATGGGACATCGTCGCGGATCATATCGGCATCGGCAGCAAGGGCGTTCGCCATTGGGGCGAGGTGCTTGCCGGCATGTCGGCTCTGATCGTCCAGATCGTCACCGTGCTGGTGGTGGTCATCGGCGTCTTCCGGATCCAAGACGGCGCGATGACCACCGGTGCGCTGGTCGCGGTGACGATGCTGACCGGCCGCGCCATGGTGCCGATCTCATCGGCGGTGGCGATGGTGGGCAAGCTGTACCAGGCGCTCGCCCAATTTCAGGGGCTCGCCCAGATCCTCTCGACGCCCCCGGAGCGATCCCAATCCGATCCTTCGATCCGTGCCCACCGGGTGCGCGGAGACATTCGGGTGCGAAATCTCTCCTATCGATTCGATGGGGCGGCCGACGACAGCCTGCGGGAGGTGAGCTTCATGATCCGGCCCGGCGAGAAGATCGCGTTGATCGGCAAGTCCGGATCGGGAAAGTCGACCTTGCTGCAGCTTGTCGGTGGGCTGCTGGAGCCGCCTGCGGGGGCAATGACCATCGATGGCCATGCCGCCGGTCAATATGCACCGTCCTTCCTGCGCCAGCACATCGTCTATGCGGCCCAGGACGCCGCCCTGTTCGACCGGTCGATCTGGGAGAACATTCTCCTCGGCATGCCCGAACCGGAAGAGAAAGTCGTGGAACAGGCAATCCGCACGTCCGGGCTGGACGCCTTCGTCAGCCGCACCGTCGAGGGTTACGGCCGCAACATCGGCCCCCGCGGCCAGCGTCTCTCCGGAGGGCAACGGCAATGTCTTCTCCTCGCGCGCGCCTTGGTGCGCAACCCCTCCGTTCTGCTGCTCGACGAGCCGACCGCGGCGATGGACATCCATTGCGAGAGCATGGTGATCGACGGACTGCGCGAGGCCACGCGCGACAAGACCCTCATCGTTGCAACGCACCGCATGGCCCTGCTCGAGCTGGTCGACCGCGTGATCTGGCTCGAGGACGGCAGGGTGCAGGCCGACAAGCCCCGCCTCGAGGTCATGGCGATGATGCGCAACCTGCAGGCGGCGCAAACCGCCAAGGCTGTCTAA
- a CDS encoding HlyD family type I secretion periplasmic adaptor subunit has translation MLLHRVRDRIIIAAGGATLFENVKGSEAQAALGGRLPGSGVAIGGLAPWSTRAATERQTWMLRILVLLTIAFVAWASLFSIDKVTRGGGRVLPSVQNQVVQHLEGGIAQEILVKEGQRVHKGQVLLRIENAYTGAELENSHTDVIAKKITLARMDAEVAGAGDFVVPEELAAQAPEIAASEVSLFHSRRAQRGQQTGIIDEQARARRAEIGSLQARLANLRNEEKLMMVQLDKLERAFAEDAISERDVLEKRSALLALRTRIADVQNEIPQSSAALGESAARRNEVWTREMEETKERAAQLRLELSKADEQYGAAQDKATREEVRAPMDGIVNKLYIQTVGGVIKAGEPIAEIVPVDDVVMVEARIAPKDRGEVWPGLPARIKISAYDSSIYGGLEGKVLDVSPDIVQDQKGEVFYRVRLSADTTRWNKPVTPGMTAEVNIRSGKQTILDYILGPLIRIRDTALQEH, from the coding sequence ATGCTTCTCCACCGAGTTCGCGACCGCATCATCATCGCCGCGGGCGGCGCGACCCTGTTCGAGAACGTCAAGGGCTCGGAAGCGCAGGCGGCGCTTGGCGGGCGACTTCCAGGCTCCGGCGTTGCCATCGGGGGCCTCGCACCCTGGAGCACGCGCGCGGCCACGGAGCGCCAGACCTGGATGCTTCGGATTCTCGTGCTGCTGACGATTGCCTTCGTCGCGTGGGCCTCCCTCTTTTCGATCGACAAGGTAACGCGCGGCGGCGGGCGGGTGCTGCCGTCGGTGCAGAATCAGGTGGTTCAGCATCTCGAAGGCGGCATCGCCCAGGAGATCCTCGTCAAGGAAGGCCAGCGGGTCCACAAGGGCCAGGTGCTGCTTCGGATCGAGAATGCCTATACCGGCGCGGAACTCGAAAACTCGCACACGGACGTGATCGCCAAGAAGATCACCCTCGCCCGGATGGATGCGGAGGTCGCTGGTGCGGGCGATTTCGTGGTGCCCGAAGAGCTCGCCGCGCAAGCGCCCGAGATCGCCGCAAGCGAAGTCAGCCTGTTCCATTCGCGCCGGGCACAGCGCGGCCAGCAGACCGGCATCATCGACGAACAGGCCCGGGCACGGCGCGCCGAGATCGGCTCCCTGCAGGCGCGTCTGGCCAATCTGCGAAACGAGGAAAAGCTGATGATGGTCCAGCTCGACAAGCTGGAGCGGGCCTTTGCGGAGGATGCCATCTCCGAGCGCGACGTCCTCGAGAAGCGCTCGGCGCTGCTCGCGCTCCGGACGCGCATCGCCGACGTGCAGAACGAAATTCCCCAGTCCAGCGCCGCTCTCGGCGAATCGGCAGCCCGCCGCAACGAGGTCTGGACCCGCGAGATGGAGGAAACCAAGGAGCGGGCGGCACAGCTGCGGCTCGAACTTTCCAAGGCCGACGAACAATATGGCGCGGCGCAAGACAAGGCGACGCGCGAAGAGGTGCGAGCGCCGATGGATGGCATCGTCAACAAGCTGTACATCCAGACGGTGGGCGGCGTGATCAAGGCTGGCGAGCCGATCGCCGAGATCGTGCCCGTAGACGACGTCGTCATGGTGGAGGCGAGGATCGCTCCCAAGGACCGCGGCGAAGTGTGGCCGGGCCTTCCCGCCAGGATCAAGATCTCCGCCTATGATTCCAGCATCTACGGCGGGCTCGAGGGCAAGGTGCTCGACGTCTCTCCGGACATCGTCCAGGACCAGAAGGGAGAGGTCTTCTATCGCGTGCGCCTGAGTGCGGACACCACCCGCTGGAACAAGCCGGTGACGCCGGGCATGACGGCCGAGGTCAACATCCGCTCGGGCAAGCAAACGATCCTCGACTACATATTGGGCCCGCTGATCCGCATCCGGGATACCGCGCTGCAGGAGCATTGA
- a CDS encoding branched-chain amino acid aminotransferase, which produces MTEQRPYDDRDGLIWLDGQLIPWREANVHVLTHALHYASSVFEGQRAYGGEVFRLTDHSKRLKRSAEILGFEIPFSVEEIDQACRDVLKANDLTDAYLRPVAWRGSEQMGVSAQNAKIHLSVAAWYWGAYFGEDAIRKGLRLDISKWRRPAPYTAPVESKAAGLYMICTMARHDAQAKGYDDALMFDYRGQVAEATGANAFFIRENKIYTPTPDCFLNGITRQTVIELAKRRGIEVVERAIWPEELESFEEFFLTGSAAEVTPVSEAGPWRFTVGELSMQLRRDYLDLVNRRSSNS; this is translated from the coding sequence ATGACCGAGCAGCGACCCTATGACGACCGTGACGGCTTGATCTGGCTGGACGGGCAGCTCATTCCGTGGCGCGAGGCGAACGTCCATGTCCTCACCCATGCGCTGCATTATGCGTCGTCGGTATTCGAGGGGCAGCGCGCTTATGGCGGCGAGGTGTTCCGGCTCACCGATCACAGCAAGCGGCTGAAGCGCAGCGCCGAGATCCTCGGCTTCGAGATCCCGTTCAGCGTCGAGGAAATCGACCAGGCCTGCCGCGACGTGCTCAAGGCCAACGACTTGACCGATGCGTATCTGCGCCCGGTGGCGTGGCGCGGTTCCGAGCAGATGGGCGTGTCGGCGCAGAACGCGAAGATCCACCTGTCGGTCGCCGCCTGGTATTGGGGCGCCTATTTCGGCGAGGACGCGATCCGCAAGGGCCTGCGCCTCGACATCTCCAAGTGGCGCCGACCCGCGCCCTACACCGCGCCGGTGGAGAGCAAGGCGGCCGGCCTCTACATGATCTGCACGATGGCCCGGCACGATGCGCAGGCGAAGGGCTATGACGACGCCTTGATGTTCGATTATCGCGGCCAGGTGGCGGAGGCGACCGGCGCCAACGCCTTCTTCATCCGCGAGAACAAGATCTACACGCCGACGCCCGACTGCTTCCTGAACGGCATCACCCGACAGACCGTGATCGAGCTCGCCAAGCGGCGCGGCATCGAGGTCGTCGAGCGGGCGATCTGGCCGGAGGAGCTCGAGAGTTTCGAGGAATTCTTCCTGACCGGCAGCGCCGCCGAGGTGACTCCGGTGTCGGAAGCCGGGCCGTGGCGCTTCACCGTCGGCGAGCTGTCGATGCAGCTCCGCCGCGACTATCTCGATCTCGTCAACCGGCGGTCCTCGAACAGCTGA